One Phoenix dactylifera cultivar Barhee BC4 chromosome 8, palm_55x_up_171113_PBpolish2nd_filt_p, whole genome shotgun sequence genomic window carries:
- the LOC103712888 gene encoding transcription factor bHLH75-like isoform X1, with translation MAEFVENFNCLKPSLPFMEMDPCCELMGEFAELNCTAMENSSVGLMGFPSENYLSHQPEFSMPFADNLSCFLPLECAKPVTVSQPVTSNGEQSPGDGKRKAKAAPETSSANSSEPPTESCLRDDKSKRKTGSGSVKRRRSNSKEVVKPKEVVHVRARRGQATDSHSLAERVRRERINEKMRCLQDLVPGCYKAMGMAGMLDEIINYVQSLQNQVEFLSMKLSAASSFYDCSLDLEPMATPQVGDACEAQDVERARTEAYGWCTSFHSTNPF, from the exons ATGGCGGAGTTTGTGGAGAACTTCAATTGCCTTAAGCCCTCTCTCCCCTTCATGGAAATGGATCCATGCTGTGAGCTGATGGGCGAGTTTGCAGAGCTTAATTGCACTGCCATGGAGAACTCCAGCGTGGGACTGATGGGCTTCCCCAGTGAGAACTATTTGTCTCACCAGCCTGAGTTCTCGATGCCATTCGCTGATAACTTGTCTTGCTTTTTGCCCCTGGAGTGCGCGAAACCGGTTACCGTTAGTCAGCCTGTGACTTCCAACGGGGAGCAGAGTCCTGGAGACGGGAAAAGGAAGGCGAAGGCAGCACCAGAGACCAGCTCTGCGAACTCCTCTGAACCTCCTACAGAGAGTTGTTTAAGAGATGACAAGTCCAAGAGGAAGACT GGTTCAGGGAGtgtgaagaggaggaggagcaatTCAAAGGAAGTGGTGAAGCCAAAGGAGGTGGTTCATGTCAGGGCAAGAAGAGGCCAAGCTACTGACAGCCACAGTCTAGCTGAAAGG GTAAGGAGGGAGAGGATTAATGAAAAAATGAGATGTTTGCAGGACCTTGTTCCTGGATGCTATAAG GCCATGGGCATGGCGGGGATGCTCGACGAAATAATTAACTATGTGCAATCACTGCAGAACCAAGTTGAG TTTCTTTCAATGAAGCTTTCGGCAGCAAGCTCGTTCTATGACTGCAGCTTGGACTTGGAACCTATGGCGACACCACAG GTGGGCGACGCGTGTGAGGCCCAAGATGTGGAGAGGGCAAGGACGGAAGCGTATGGGTGGTGCACCAGCTTCCACTCAACAAATCCCTTTTGA
- the LOC103712888 gene encoding transcription factor bHLH75-like isoform X2 produces MAEFVENFNCLKPSLPFMEMDPCCELMGEFAELNCTAMENSSVGLMGFPSENYLSHQPEFSMPFADNLSCFLPLECAKPVTVSQPVTSNGEQSPGDGKRKAKAAPETSSANSSEPPTESCLRDDKSKRKTGSGSVKRRRSNSKEVVKPKEVVHVRARRGQATDSHSLAERVRRERINEKMRCLQDLVPGCYKAMGMAGMLDEIINYVQSLQNQVELSAASSFYDCSLDLEPMATPQVGDACEAQDVERARTEAYGWCTSFHSTNPF; encoded by the exons ATGGCGGAGTTTGTGGAGAACTTCAATTGCCTTAAGCCCTCTCTCCCCTTCATGGAAATGGATCCATGCTGTGAGCTGATGGGCGAGTTTGCAGAGCTTAATTGCACTGCCATGGAGAACTCCAGCGTGGGACTGATGGGCTTCCCCAGTGAGAACTATTTGTCTCACCAGCCTGAGTTCTCGATGCCATTCGCTGATAACTTGTCTTGCTTTTTGCCCCTGGAGTGCGCGAAACCGGTTACCGTTAGTCAGCCTGTGACTTCCAACGGGGAGCAGAGTCCTGGAGACGGGAAAAGGAAGGCGAAGGCAGCACCAGAGACCAGCTCTGCGAACTCCTCTGAACCTCCTACAGAGAGTTGTTTAAGAGATGACAAGTCCAAGAGGAAGACT GGTTCAGGGAGtgtgaagaggaggaggagcaatTCAAAGGAAGTGGTGAAGCCAAAGGAGGTGGTTCATGTCAGGGCAAGAAGAGGCCAAGCTACTGACAGCCACAGTCTAGCTGAAAGG GTAAGGAGGGAGAGGATTAATGAAAAAATGAGATGTTTGCAGGACCTTGTTCCTGGATGCTATAAG GCCATGGGCATGGCGGGGATGCTCGACGAAATAATTAACTATGTGCAATCACTGCAGAACCAAGTTGAG CTTTCGGCAGCAAGCTCGTTCTATGACTGCAGCTTGGACTTGGAACCTATGGCGACACCACAG GTGGGCGACGCGTGTGAGGCCCAAGATGTGGAGAGGGCAAGGACGGAAGCGTATGGGTGGTGCACCAGCTTCCACTCAACAAATCCCTTTTGA